A region from the Acanthochromis polyacanthus isolate Apoly-LR-REF ecotype Palm Island chromosome 23, KAUST_Apoly_ChrSc, whole genome shotgun sequence genome encodes:
- the stk26 gene encoding serine/threonine-protein kinase 26 isoform X2, whose amino-acid sequence MEVPGMQSSQIDPEELFTKLDRIGKGSFGEVFKGIDNRTQSVVAIKTIDLEEAEDEIEDIQQEITVLSQCDSPYITKYYGSYLKGSKLWIIMEYLGGGSALDLLRAGPFDESQIATMLKEILKGLDYLHSEKKIHRDIKAANVLLSEHGQVKLADFGVAGQLTDTQIKRETFVGTPFWMAPEVIQQSAYDSKADIWSLGITAIELAKGEPPNSDMHPMRVLFHIPKSPPPTLTGDFSKSFKEFTESCLNKDPAFRPTAKELLKHKFIVKHCKKTSYLSELIDRFRRWKQEGHSDSSSDDSEGESSNKENSESPEWSFTTVRKKKPDGRNALNGVGQDQLSKSASLTTVISPVFTELKQQHKEHSEQRLAIEELERNIRLAEEVCPGITDRMVKHIIARFTTN is encoded by the exons AGTTCTCAGATTGATCCAGAAGAGTTGTTCACCAAACTGGATCGGATTGGAAAAGGATCTTTTGGAGAG GTGTTTAAAGGCATCGATAATCGCACCCAGAGCGTCGTGGCCATAAAGACGATCGACCTGGAGGAGGCGGAGGATGAGATCGAGGACATCCAGCAGGAGATCACGGTGCTCAGCCAGTGTGACAGTCCCTACATCACCAAGTACTACGGGTCCTACCTGAAG GGCAGCAAACTGTGGATCATCATGGAGTATCTTGGAGGAGGATCAGCGCTCGACTTG CTGCGAGCCGGTCCGTTCGACGAGTCTCAGATCGCCACCATGCTGAAGGAGATCCTGAAGGGACTGGACTATCTGCACTCTGAGAAGAAGATCCACAGAGACATCAAAG CTGCCAACGTCCTGCTGTCGGAGCACGGTCAGGTCAAACTGGCCGACTTCGGAGTGGCCGGTCAGCTGACGGACACTCAGATCAAGAGGGAAACCTTCGTAGGAACGCCGTTCTGGATGGCGCCAGAGGTCATCCAGCAGTCAGCCTACGACTCCAAG GCCGACATTTGGTCTCTGGGCATCACGGCCATCGAACTCGCCAAAGGAGAACCTCCAAACTCCGACATGCATCCAATGAGAGTCCTCTTCCACATCCCCAAATCTCCTCCTCCCACGCTGACCGGGGATTTCTCCAAGAGCTTCAAGGAGTTCACCGAGTCCTGCCTCAACAAAGACCCCGCCTTC CGTCCGACAGCCAAAGAGCTCCTGAAACACAAGTTCATCGTGAAACACTGCAAGAAGACGTCGTACCTGAGCGAGCTGATCGACAGGTTCAGGAGGTGGAAGCAGGAAGGACACAGCGACAGCAGCTCCGACGACTCTGAAGG cgAGTCCAGCAACAAGGAGAACAGCGAGTCTCCAGAGTGGTCCTTCACCACCGTCAGGAAGAAGAAGCCGGACGGACGGAACGCCCTCAACGGAGTG GGTCAGGATCAGCTGAGTAAATCTGCCAGTCTGACTACAGTCATCTCTCCTGTCTTCACTGAG TTGAAACAGCAACACAAGGAGCACTCTGAGCAGCGATTGGCCATCGAGGAGTTGGAACGCAACATCCGATTGGCTGAAGAAGTGTGTCCAGGCATCACGGACAGGATGGTCAAACACATCATTGCCAG ATTTACAACAAACTGA
- the stk26 gene encoding serine/threonine-protein kinase 26 isoform X1 — MEVPGMQSSQIDPEELFTKLDRIGKGSFGEVFKGIDNRTQSVVAIKTIDLEEAEDEIEDIQQEITVLSQCDSPYITKYYGSYLKGSKLWIIMEYLGGGSALDLLRAGPFDESQIATMLKEILKGLDYLHSEKKIHRDIKAANVLLSEHGQVKLADFGVAGQLTDTQIKRETFVGTPFWMAPEVIQQSAYDSKADIWSLGITAIELAKGEPPNSDMHPMRVLFHIPKSPPPTLTGDFSKSFKEFTESCLNKDPAFRPTAKELLKHKFIVKHCKKTSYLSELIDRFRRWKQEGHSDSSSDDSEGESSNKENSESPEWSFTTVRKKKPDGRNALNGVGQDQLSKSASLTTVISPVFTELKQQHKEHSEQRLAIEELERNIRLAEEVCPGITDRMVKHIIARYQKFTTN, encoded by the exons AGTTCTCAGATTGATCCAGAAGAGTTGTTCACCAAACTGGATCGGATTGGAAAAGGATCTTTTGGAGAG GTGTTTAAAGGCATCGATAATCGCACCCAGAGCGTCGTGGCCATAAAGACGATCGACCTGGAGGAGGCGGAGGATGAGATCGAGGACATCCAGCAGGAGATCACGGTGCTCAGCCAGTGTGACAGTCCCTACATCACCAAGTACTACGGGTCCTACCTGAAG GGCAGCAAACTGTGGATCATCATGGAGTATCTTGGAGGAGGATCAGCGCTCGACTTG CTGCGAGCCGGTCCGTTCGACGAGTCTCAGATCGCCACCATGCTGAAGGAGATCCTGAAGGGACTGGACTATCTGCACTCTGAGAAGAAGATCCACAGAGACATCAAAG CTGCCAACGTCCTGCTGTCGGAGCACGGTCAGGTCAAACTGGCCGACTTCGGAGTGGCCGGTCAGCTGACGGACACTCAGATCAAGAGGGAAACCTTCGTAGGAACGCCGTTCTGGATGGCGCCAGAGGTCATCCAGCAGTCAGCCTACGACTCCAAG GCCGACATTTGGTCTCTGGGCATCACGGCCATCGAACTCGCCAAAGGAGAACCTCCAAACTCCGACATGCATCCAATGAGAGTCCTCTTCCACATCCCCAAATCTCCTCCTCCCACGCTGACCGGGGATTTCTCCAAGAGCTTCAAGGAGTTCACCGAGTCCTGCCTCAACAAAGACCCCGCCTTC CGTCCGACAGCCAAAGAGCTCCTGAAACACAAGTTCATCGTGAAACACTGCAAGAAGACGTCGTACCTGAGCGAGCTGATCGACAGGTTCAGGAGGTGGAAGCAGGAAGGACACAGCGACAGCAGCTCCGACGACTCTGAAGG cgAGTCCAGCAACAAGGAGAACAGCGAGTCTCCAGAGTGGTCCTTCACCACCGTCAGGAAGAAGAAGCCGGACGGACGGAACGCCCTCAACGGAGTG GGTCAGGATCAGCTGAGTAAATCTGCCAGTCTGACTACAGTCATCTCTCCTGTCTTCACTGAG TTGAAACAGCAACACAAGGAGCACTCTGAGCAGCGATTGGCCATCGAGGAGTTGGAACGCAACATCCGATTGGCTGAAGAAGTGTGTCCAGGCATCACGGACAGGATGGTCAAACACATCATTGCCAGGTACCAGAA ATTTACAACAAACTGA